A region of the Anaerolineales bacterium genome:
CGGATTTCTGTGGATATAGTGGACCAAGGCGGCGAAATACCGGCTGGATCCGACGGGAATGCGGTGAAAATGGTGCTGGAATAGCGATCCCGTGCGGGAGTAGGCCTTGTTGATCGCCAGGGCGTAGGATGCAAACAGCCTATTGAATGCTTTCGAGATCAGCGCCGAAACCGGCTCCTCGCCGGGTTTGACCTTGATCAGGAAATGGAAATGGTTGGGCAGCAGACAAAAGGCGTAGGTATCCGACAGCGGCGGTAAAAACCGCTCATGCAACGCGAGGAAATAGGCGTAGTTCCTTTCCTCAAAGAAGATGCGGCTCCGGTTAATTCCCCGGTTAAAAATATGGAAGAAGACGCCTGGTTTGAGTGGAATCATCGTTTGCATGGTATCCCCCTGGAAGGCCGAGTCGGCCTATAGTATACCCCCGCTTGCATTACGGGCGCCGTGACATTATCATCGGAGTGAATGCTCCGGCGCGGAAGGCGGCGGAAGATCCCTCCGATCCGCGGCGGCGCATAAGACTCATGGCGGAACGACACGAACTACTCACCTGGAACGACGTGGATACGCTGATCGATGTGCTGGTTCCGCAGTTCCGCGGCCGATTCGACGCGATGGTGATCATCACCCGCGGCGGGATCGTCCCCGGCGGACTGCTCAGCGAAGTCCTCGACATCAAAACCTTGTTCACCGCGTCGGTGGATTTTCCCGACCAGGCCGCCAAAGCCGCGCTCCTCGCCTGGCCCAATTTCCTCCAATTCCCCGATGACGGCTTGCTGAAAAACAAACGCATCTTGGTCGTCGACGACGTGTGGGGGTCTGGACGGACCATCACCGCCGTGAAGAACCGCATCCTCGGCGCCGGGGGCTTCCCGGAATTGTGCGTCCTGCACTACAATCCGCACCGCAGCCTGTTCGGGACGGCCAAGCCGGAATATTACGGCGCGGTCACCGACGCCCGCATCATCTACCCTTGGGAGGGCGGACGCGGCCTGGACCATATTCTGGTCGAACCGAGGGAGCCTGAGCCATAGCCGGGGGAGGGACATCCGCACTGGAGGTTGGCATGCGCACATCCATCCGTTCCACAGCCATCATTTCGATTCTCATCGCCGCGGCGCTTTCGGGATGTGGAGTGATCGGCGGAGCCTTCACCCTGCCGGAGGATGAGACGGCCACCGCAGCCGCCCTTCCGGCGGGCCTCGGCGGGAGCGGAGCCGCCCCCGCCGGCACGGTTGCCACGCCGTTGCCCCTGCAAACCGTCACCCTGCTGCCGACGGGCGTTCCCTATCTGCCGGAAGGCTGTCTGGACGCCCTTTCGGTCACCCTGGACGACTACGGAAAACGGCTATGCGTCGGCGGAATCGTTACGCGAGTCACATTGGAGGGGGGGACATACCGGGTTTTCTTCGGCCCGCGCGGCACACTGTATATGCTCGGGTACGATTGGGAGGACCGGATCGGCCTGCGGACGGGCGAATGCGCCTACGCTGAGGGCAAGCTGTCGCGGGACGGGGTCGCGCCGGTGATGCCGATCACGCCCTACAGCCTGAAGCGTTGTCCCGCCGCCTGATGGCCTTGCGCTTCGCCCGTCGATCTGTTTCCCGTCGCGGCATTGCGCCGCAAGCGCCCGCCGGCGGCATCGCGGTTTCGCCGGGCGCCGGGATGGGATCCGGCGCGGGAACGACGGAAATGCCCCTTCGCCAAGCCTGGGTGCCGCACCCCTTCCGCCCGGCCGCCTGGGTCTGCTGTTTCACTGCGTTGTCCCTCGCGGGCTGCGGAAGCGGCGCCGCCGCGCCAAGCCCGACCCGGACTTCGACGGATGGGTTGACCGCGACGCAGGATTCCGCTGTGGCCGCTCCAACCGCCGGTTCCACTCCGATGGCATTCACCCCCTTGCCACTGCAGACCGACACCCCGCTGCCGACCGGCGTCCCGCGTTTGCCGGAAGGCTGCGTCGACGCCCTGGATGTCACCCTCGACGATTACGGCAGGTATCTGTGCGTCGGCGGAACCATCACGCAGATCACCATGCAGGGCGGCGAGTACCGCGTCTACTTCGGCCCGCGGGGAAAGCTGTATATGCTGGGGTACGACTGGGTCGACCGGATCGGATTGCAGGCGGGCGAATGCGCCTACGCCGAAGGCGTGCTCTCGCGCAATGTGGAGGCCGCCGCGCCGGTGATGCCGATCACGCCCTACAGCCTGCGGCGCTGCCCCGTCGTGCCGCCGGCTTCCGCGCCGCCCCGGCCCGCCAATCTGCCCGCCCAATGCGCCTACGCGCTGGAGATCACCCGCGACGACGCCGGCCGCAAACTCTGCGTCGGGGGCGCCGTGGTGTTCTCCGAATGGGAGGGCTCCGTCTACCGGATCTACTTCTTCACCGATAAGAACTTCGGACTGCATTTTGTCAGCCGCCAATGGACCGGCCGCGGGGTGAACGCCGGAGATTGCATCTACGTCACCGAGCAGACTATCGCCTTGGATCCGTCCACCGGCACGCCGATCCTCAACGTGGTTCCCGGGAACGTGACCTTCTGCCCCGCCTGAAAGCGGCGCCCGCGCTTCTTCTCAACCTTTGGATTCTGAAAAAATGCAGATCTCCCTAATCCTTGCCCATCCGAATCCGGGAAGCTTCAACTATGCGATCGCCCGGGCGGCCGGGCAGGAGCTTGGCCGCCTCGGTCATTCGGTCGATTTCCACGATCTGTACGCCGAGCACTTCGACCCGCTCCTCCCGGCCGGGGAAATCCAAAAATCCGCTCCCCTTCCGCCGGAGATTGAAACCCATTGCCGGGAAATTTCGCAAGCCGACGGCATCGTGATCGTGCATCCCGATTGGTGGGGCCAGCCGCCGGCCGTCCTCAAAGGGTGGATCGACCGGGTCCTGCGGCCCGGGGCGGCGTATGAGTTCCTCGAAGGCGACCAGGGCGAGGGGATACCCGCCGGATTGCTCAAGGCCGAAGCGGCCGCCGTGTTCAACACCTCAAACACCCCCGCGCGGCGGGAGGCGGATGTGTTCGGGGATCCGCTCGAGAGGATATGGCGGTCGTGCATTTTCGATTTTTGCGGGGTGAAGCAATTCCGCCGGAGGATGTTTGGGGTGGTCGTCACCAGTACTCCACAGCAGAGGGAGGCCTGGCTGGACGAGGTTCGGGCGATGGCCGCCGAGACCTTCCCTGCGGACCGGCTGCTTTCCCGGCCCCTCGACCGTTCCTCAGCGATAATCCCCTCGGATTAATGATGGAGTCGGAAGGTTGCGCGATGAGTGGGGGGAGGGGCAATTCCCTTCGTACTACGCACCGTATTTTCCCCCTAACAGCTTGTCTCGTGAATTCGCTGAATATCCGAAAAGGCTTAGGGGGGTGCCGTGCCCGCTAGATACACGCGGGCATCCACGCCTCCCAATCCATGGATTCCCGCTAAAAACACGCGGGAATGACGACACAACCGGAAGGCGATGTTCCAAACGAAAAATCGTCCTTCGGCCTCGCTCCGCGAAGCGGGGCGGGGCTCGACCGGCTTGTACAGCACCCTGCCAAGTGTTCTCTTTGAGGCCTTGGCGTCTGCGCGGTAATCGGGTTTACGGTTTCTCCGCGAATTCCCCGCCCTCATAAAGCTCGACCAACACTCCCCCCGCGCTTTCCGGGTGCACGAAGATCATTCTCCGGCCGTCGGCCCCCGTCATCGGCGCTTCGCTGGTTAGGCGGATCCCCTTGGCCTTCAGCCGCCCGACCGCGCCGTCGAAGTCGCGGACTTCCAAGCAGAGGTGGTGCATCCCGGGCCCGCGCTTCGAAAGGTATTTCCCGATTCCGGAATCCGGATCGGCGGGCTGGACGAGCTCGATCTCCGCGCTTCCGAGCGGCAGAAAGGCGATCTTCGATTTCTGCTCCGGCAGGAATTTCACGCCGGAGGGCTCCAGCCCGAGCGCGTCGCGCCAGAACGCCAGCGCCGAGTCGATGTCCGCCGTCACCACCGCCACGTGATGCAATTTCGTTCCGTCCGCCATTCAGCCCTCCGGATGATATTCACCCCACGCCGCGCGCAGCGCGCCGCAGATCTCGCCCAGCGTCAGGTCGTGTTCCACGCACTCCAGGATCAGCGGCATCAGGTTGCCGTCTTCCTTGGCGGCCGACTCCAGCCTCCCAGCCAGCTCCGCCGCCCGGGAGGAATCGCGCCGCCGGCGCAGCGCCTGCAGGCGGTGGATCTGCTTCTCCTCGACCGCCGGAGAGACCCGCAGGGTCTCCAGCTTCGGCGCCTCGCCCTCGTCGAATTCGTTCACGCCGACCACGACCTGCTCGCCACGCTCCACCGCCCGCTGGGCGCGGTAGGCGGCTTCATGGATCTCCGCCTGCGGGAAACCGCGCTCGATGGCGGCGATCGCCCCGCCGAGCTGGTCGATCCGGCGGAGGTATTCCTCGGCCCGGCGTTCGATCTCGTCGGTCAGCGCTTCCACCGCGTAGGATCCGCACAGCGGATCGACCGTGTCGGCCGCGCCGGATTCATGCGCCAGGATCTGCTGGGTCCGCAGAGCCACCCGGACGGCTTTCTCGGTCGGCAAGCCGAGCGCCTCGTCCATGCTGTTGGTGTGCAGGGATTGGGTCCCGCCGAGCACCGCAGCCAGGGCTTGAACGGTCACCCTGGCGACGTTGTTTTCCGGCTGCTGGGCGGTGAGCGTGGAGCCGCAGGTCTGGGTGTGGAAGCGCAGCATCTGCGAGCGCGGGTCCGCGGCCCCGAATCGCTCGCGCATGATCCGCGCCCACAGGCGGCGCGCCGCGCGGAACTTGGCCACTTCCTCGAGGAAATGGTTGTGGGCGCTGAAGAAGAAAGCCAGCTGGGGAGCGAAGGTATCCACCGCTAGGCCCGCCCGCCGCGCCGCCTCCACGTAGGCCACGGCGTTGGCGAGCGTGAAGGCCACTTCCTGAACCGCGGTGCTCCCGGCCTCGCGGATGTGGTACCCGGAGATTGAGATGGTGTTCCAGGCCGGAAGGGAATCGCGGCACCAGGCAAAGATGTCGGTCACCAGCCGCATCGAGGGCTGGGGCGGGAAGATGTAGGTCCCGCGGGCGATGTATTCCTTGAGGATGTCGTTCTGGATCGTGCCGCGCAGCGTCTTCGGATCCGCCCCCTGGCGCTTGGCCGCGGCGACGTACATCGCCAGCAGAACCGCGGCCGGGGCGTTGATCGTCATGCTGGTCGAGACCTTTTCCAGCGGGATCCCGGCGAACAGGCGCTCCATCTCCTCCAGGCTGAACACCGACACCCCCACTTTGCCCGCCTCGCCCGCCGCCAGGGGATGGTCTGGGTCGTATCCGATCTGGGTCGGCAGGTCGAAGGCCACCGAAAGCCCGGTCTGCCCCTGCGAAAGCAGAAAACGGTAGCGGGCGTTGGATTCCTCAGCGGTGGCGTATCCGGCGTATTGGCGCATCGTCCACAGCCGCCCGCGGTACATCGTCGGCTGGACTCCGCGGGTGAAGGGATAGCGGCCCGGAAACTCGATCCGCCCGCCGTCGTCCTGCGGGGGCAGGTACACGCGCTCGAGCGGAATTCCGGAGGGAGTTTCGAATTCCGGCTTGCGTTCCGGCAATTTCTTCAGCGCCGGTTGGAGGATTTTCTCCTCCCACTCGCGGCGCTCGTCAGGCGTTCTGTCGCTCATATGGGTCCTCGTGCGGCATGGAGTCCAGGGCTTCCTCTGTTCTGCGGGGGTCCCATCCCTCCAAGGCGGCGAAGGTCGCTTCCAGGGTTGCCAGGCGGTATTTTTTCTTCAACATGAGGAAGATCCCCATGTAGGAGGTCCGGAGCGCCCGCTTCCAAACCAGGCCGAGAACTTCGGCGGTCTGGCGCAGTTCCGCCAGGTCTGGCCCTTCGAGTTCGAGGAAATCGCCGAACGGCAGCTGATCGAACATCAACAGGACCGATTCCCAACGGAAGACTTCGCGGTATTTCTCATACCGCACGATCGGGTGGAAGCCGAGAGCTTCCAGCACGTGAACGGTCTTCTCGAGGCTGTCGACGGCGATCTCGGTTTCCAGGCTGCGGCGGGCGGCCGCGGAGGCTTCCGCGGGAAGGGCGGCTTCCGGCTCCTTGTAGGTGAGGATCGCCGCCCCGGCTTTGCGCAGGCGCAGCACCTTGCGCGCCCGGGTGAGGATTCCGTCGGCCGTGTCGAAGCGGATGTTGGTTTCGTGCATCCGCGGCTGGTACGCCCGCGCGCCGAGCTCCGCCAGCCGCCGACGCATGTCCGCCGTATCTTTCAGAAGGAATTTGACTTCCTGCTCGAGGGCGGCGGGTTTGGCTTGACGGTTCATGCGTCACCTCGCACGGGGGGAGGGGGCCGGTGCCTATCCGAGGAGGAGGAGCACCTGGTTCTGCTCGACGGCCTGCCCCGGCTGAACCCGGATTTCCAGGACGGTTCCGTCCTTGGGCGAGCGGAGTTCGTTCTGCATTTTCATCGATTCCAGAATGACCAGGGCTTCGCCCTTGGCGATGGGTTGGCCTTCGGCCGCCGGGATGCCCACCACCAAGCCCGGCATCGGGGCGCGCAGGGCGAACTCGCCGCCGGATTCGGCGGCCGGGCGCGTCAGCGCCCGCATCCGGATCGCCTGTTCGTCTTCGACCCGCGCCTCGAACATTTTTCCATGCAGCAGAATCTGCCATCCGTCGCCGCGCGGAACGGCGTGCGCTTCCAATGACCGGCCGTTGATCAGCAGCGAATACACCGGCTGGTTGCCGATGGCGGTGAAATCCACCTCGTACGGTTTCCCGTCCAGCAGGATGCGATGGTCGTCAAGGACCTCCACCCGGTAGGTCCGTTCCCCGATCGTCGTCGCGTATTTCACCGGCGGATCCTCCCTCCGCGTTCGGCCCATTTCCAATTCGGGCAGGATTGCGGATGGGCGGATTCCATGATCTGCGCCGCCCGCTGCGAGTTCCGGTGCTCCACCAGCGTGGCGAAGATCGCCGCCATCTCGGGGTGGTGGTTGGATTCCTCCGGGGAGCCGTTGAGGGCGAAGCGCTCCTCGACGAAGCGGGTGTCGAATACGCCCGCCAGGAAGCGCGGAGAATCGAGCAGCGCTTGGTGGAAGGGGATGTTGGTTTTAACCCCGATGATGCGGTATTCCTCGAGCGCCCGCCGCATGCGCAGGATCGCCTCGGCGCGGGTTTCGCCCCAGACCACCAGCTTGGAAATGAGCGAGTCGTAGAAGGGCGTCACCTCGAAGCCGGAATAGACGCCCGTGTCGACCCGCACCCCGGGGCCGGTGGGCGCGAACACCGCGTGGATTTTCCCGGTGGAAGGGGTGAATTTGTTGTACGGATCCTCGGCGTTGATCCGGCACTCGAGCGACCAGCCGTTGACCCGGACTTCCTCCTGGCGGTAGCGCAGCGGGCGGCCGCGGGCGATGCGGATCTGCTCCTTGACGATGTCGATTCCGGTGATCATTTCGGTCGCCGGATGCTCGACCTGCAGGCGGGTGTTCATCTCCAAAAAATAAAAGTGGCGGTCCTTGTCGACCAGGAACTCGATCGTCCCGGCGTTGATGTAGCCGACGCTGGCGCTCGTGCGGCAGGCGACCTCGCCCATCTTCCGGCGCAAAGCCTCGTCGCTGCCGAGGAACGGCGAGGGCGCTTCCTCGAACAGCTTCTGGTGGCGGCGCTGGAGCGAGCACTCGCGCTCTCCGAGGTGGATGACGTTGCCCTGCTTGTCGGCCAGAATCTGGAATTCCACGTGGCGCGCGGTGAGGATCAGCTTTTCCAGGTAGACGTTGCCGTCGCCGAAGGCGGCCTCGGCTTCGCGCCGGGCGGCTGTCAGCAGTTGCGGCAGTTCCCCGGGCGTCATCACCTCGCGCATCCCCTTGCCGCCCCCCCCGGCTGTGGCTTTGATCAACAGCGGAAACCCGATCGACGGAGCGATGCGGATCAGCTCCTCGTCGGTGAGATTGCCTTCGCCCTCCGTCCCGGGCACCACCGGAATCCCGGCCTTGGCGACGGTGTTGCGCGCCGTGGTTTTATCGCCCATCGCCGCGATCGACGAGGGCTTGGGCCCGATGTAGGCGATCTTGGCTTCCTCGCAGGCGACCGCGAAATCCTCGCGTTCGGCCAGGAAGCCGTATCCGGGGTGGACCGCGTCCGCTCCGCAGCGGCGGACGACGTCGAGGATCCGGTCGATCCGCAGGTAGGATTCGCGCGCCGGCGCCGCCCCGAGCCGGTAGGCTTCGTCGGCGTAGCGCACATGGAGGGCCTGCCGGTCGGCATCCGAATACACGGCCACGGTGGGGATGCCGAGCTCCCGGCAGGCGCGCAGGATGCGGACCGCGATTTCGCCGCGGTTGGCGATCAGAACCTTGTTGAAGAGCAAACTAGATCTCCATGACGATCCAAACGCAGTCCGAGAAGGATGTGCTGTGTTATTGCGCGCCTTCGAAGAGGGCGAAGCAATCTCCTTCGCTTGTCAGAAGGCGGGGTTTCTGTCGTCGCCTTTCGACGCTTTTCGACTTGCGGGTGAGATTGCTTCGTCGGCCCCGCTTCCCCTCGCTCTGCTCGGGGAAGGCGCGGGGCCTCCTCGCAATGACAACCTTACAGCGGGATGTTCCCGTGCTTTTTGCTCGGCAGGGAATCCCGCTTGTTGGCCAACATCGCCAGGGCGTTGATCAGCCGCGGCCGTGTTTCGTGCGGTTCGATGACGTCGTCGAGGTAGCCGCGCGAGGCGGCCACGTAGGGATTGGCGAATTTCTCCGCGTATTCGGCCGCCAGCTCCCGGCGCCGCGCGTCCTTGTCCTTGGCCGCTTCGAGCTCCTTGCGGAAGACGATGTTGATCGCCCCTTCCGGCCCCATCACCGCGATCTCGGCGCTCGGCCAGGCGAGGTTGATATCCCCGCGCATGGGCTTCGAGCTCATCACGATGTACGCCCCGCCGTAGGCCTTGCGGGTGATCACCGTGACCTTCGGCACCGTCGCTTCGCAGTAGGCGTACAGCAGTTTCGCGCCTGCGCGGATGATGCCGCCGTGCTCCTGCGCGGTGCCGGGGATGAATCCGGGAACGTCGACCAGCGTGACCAGCGGCAGGTTGAACGAATCGCAGAAGCGGACGAAGCGGGCGGCCTTGGCCGAGGCGTTGATGTCAAGCGAGCCGGCCAACACCGCCGGCTGGTTGGCGACGATCCCCACCGAATGCCCCGCCAGCCGCGCGAATCCGACGACGATGTTCTGGGCATACTCCTCTTGGATCTCGTAAAAAACCCCCTTGTCGGCGACCAGGCGGATCACCTCGCGAATCTCGTAGGGTTTGAGGGGATCCTCCGGGATGATCCGGTCCAGCGCCTCTTCCGTGCGCAACGGATCGTCGTTGGTGGGACGGCAGGGCGGATCCTCGAGGTTGTTTTGCGGCAGGTAGAGCAGCAGATTGCGGATCCGCTCCATGCATTCGGCGTCGTTCATCGCCGTCACGTGGGCCACGCCAGAGATGCTGCCGTGCACCCCTGCTCCCCCCAGTTCCTCCGCGGTCACGTCCTCGTGGGTGACGGCGCGGACCACGTCCGGGCCGGTCAGGTACATCTGGGCCGTGCCCTGAACCATGAAGGTGAAATCGGTCAGGGCCGGGGAATAGACCGCCGCTCCGGCGCACGGCCCGAGGATGGCGCTGATTTGGGGGATCACGCCCGAGGCCAGCGTGTTGCGCAGGAAGATCTCCGCGCATCCGGCCAGCGAGGAGACCCCCTCCTGGATCCGGGCGCCGCCGGAATCGTTCAAGCACACCACCGGAACGCCGTTCTTCAGCGCCAGATCATACAG
Encoded here:
- a CDS encoding class IV adenylate cyclase → MNRQAKPAALEQEVKFLLKDTADMRRRLAELGARAYQPRMHETNIRFDTADGILTRARKVLRLRKAGAAILTYKEPEAALPAEASAAARRSLETEIAVDSLEKTVHVLEALGFHPIVRYEKYREVFRWESVLLMFDQLPFGDFLELEGPDLAELRQTAEVLGLVWKRALRTSYMGIFLMLKKKYRLATLEATFAALEGWDPRRTEEALDSMPHEDPYERQNA
- a CDS encoding transposase, with translation MIPLKPGVFFHIFNRGINRSRIFFEERNYAYFLALHERFLPPLSDTYAFCLLPNHFHFLIKVKPGEEPVSALISKAFNRLFASYALAINKAYSRTGSLFQHHFHRIPVGSSRYFAALVHYIHRNPQTHGLVPDFRDWPYSSYHILLSQKPTRIQRASTLSRFGGRTGFLEYHRRPRPCEGLSDFIGNDMD
- the accC gene encoding acetyl-CoA carboxylase biotin carboxylase subunit produces the protein MLFNKVLIANRGEIAVRILRACRELGIPTVAVYSDADRQALHVRYADEAYRLGAAPARESYLRIDRILDVVRRCGADAVHPGYGFLAEREDFAVACEEAKIAYIGPKPSSIAAMGDKTTARNTVAKAGIPVVPGTEGEGNLTDEELIRIAPSIGFPLLIKATAGGGGKGMREVMTPGELPQLLTAARREAEAAFGDGNVYLEKLILTARHVEFQILADKQGNVIHLGERECSLQRRHQKLFEEAPSPFLGSDEALRRKMGEVACRTSASVGYINAGTIEFLVDKDRHFYFLEMNTRLQVEHPATEMITGIDIVKEQIRIARGRPLRYRQEEVRVNGWSLECRINAEDPYNKFTPSTGKIHAVFAPTGPGVRVDTGVYSGFEVTPFYDSLISKLVVWGETRAEAILRMRRALEEYRIIGVKTNIPFHQALLDSPRFLAGVFDTRFVEERFALNGSPEESNHHPEMAAIFATLVEHRNSQRAAQIMESAHPQSCPNWKWAERGGRIRR
- a CDS encoding acyl-CoA carboxylase subunit beta, which encodes MSNDQQVKKLHLAREQARQGGGKEKIDAQHERGRLTARERIDLLLDKGSFRELDPFVQHRCDHFGMDRKHYPGDGVVCGWGTVEGRLAYVSSQDFTVMGGSIGEAHAAKICKLYDLALKNGVPVVCLNDSGGARIQEGVSSLAGCAEIFLRNTLASGVIPQISAILGPCAGAAVYSPALTDFTFMVQGTAQMYLTGPDVVRAVTHEDVTAEELGGAGVHGSISGVAHVTAMNDAECMERIRNLLLYLPQNNLEDPPCRPTNDDPLRTEEALDRIIPEDPLKPYEIREVIRLVADKGVFYEIQEEYAQNIVVGFARLAGHSVGIVANQPAVLAGSLDINASAKAARFVRFCDSFNLPLVTLVDVPGFIPGTAQEHGGIIRAGAKLLYAYCEATVPKVTVITRKAYGGAYIVMSSKPMRGDINLAWPSAEIAVMGPEGAINIVFRKELEAAKDKDARRRELAAEYAEKFANPYVAASRGYLDDVIEPHETRPRLINALAMLANKRDSLPSKKHGNIPL
- a CDS encoding NAD(P)H-dependent oxidoreductase, translating into MQISLILAHPNPGSFNYAIARAAGQELGRLGHSVDFHDLYAEHFDPLLPAGEIQKSAPLPPEIETHCREISQADGIVIVHPDWWGQPPAVLKGWIDRVLRPGAAYEFLEGDQGEGIPAGLLKAEAAAVFNTSNTPARREADVFGDPLERIWRSCIFDFCGVKQFRRRMFGVVVTSTPQQREAWLDEVRAMAAETFPADRLLSRPLDRSSAIIPSD
- the mce gene encoding methylmalonyl-CoA epimerase, translating into MADGTKLHHVAVVTADIDSALAFWRDALGLEPSGVKFLPEQKSKIAFLPLGSAEIELVQPADPDSGIGKYLSKRGPGMHHLCLEVRDFDGAVGRLKAKGIRLTSEAPMTGADGRRMIFVHPESAGGVLVELYEGGEFAEKP
- a CDS encoding methylmalonyl-CoA mutase family protein; amino-acid sequence: MSDRTPDERREWEEKILQPALKKLPERKPEFETPSGIPLERVYLPPQDDGGRIEFPGRYPFTRGVQPTMYRGRLWTMRQYAGYATAEESNARYRFLLSQGQTGLSVAFDLPTQIGYDPDHPLAAGEAGKVGVSVFSLEEMERLFAGIPLEKVSTSMTINAPAAVLLAMYVAAAKRQGADPKTLRGTIQNDILKEYIARGTYIFPPQPSMRLVTDIFAWCRDSLPAWNTISISGYHIREAGSTAVQEVAFTLANAVAYVEAARRAGLAVDTFAPQLAFFFSAHNHFLEEVAKFRAARRLWARIMRERFGAADPRSQMLRFHTQTCGSTLTAQQPENNVARVTVQALAAVLGGTQSLHTNSMDEALGLPTEKAVRVALRTQQILAHESGAADTVDPLCGSYAVEALTDEIERRAEEYLRRIDQLGGAIAAIERGFPQAEIHEAAYRAQRAVERGEQVVVGVNEFDEGEAPKLETLRVSPAVEEKQIHRLQALRRRRDSSRAAELAGRLESAAKEDGNLMPLILECVEHDLTLGEICGALRAAWGEYHPEG